AAGATCTCTGGGGGATTTATTCTCTTCTTTGCACTTTCTTGGTGTTTTATGGCATTTGACCTTCTCATGTCACTCACTCCGCATTGGTTCTCTACTATGTTTGGTGTGTATGCATTTGCAGGTGCTTTCCAAACTTCCCTTGCATCTTACTTAATTGTAATCGCAATTTTGAAGAAAAACGGATACCTCGGCGAAGCAGTGAATGAAAACCATTACCATGACATTGCAAAATTCCTCTTGGGTATGACTACTTTTTGGGCTTATGTGGGGTTCTCTCAATTTATGCTCATTTGGTATGCAAACATCCCAGAAGAAACATTCTTTTATGAAATGCGTATGACTGGTGGTTGGGGATATACAACTCTCGCACTTCCTTTTGTGAAGTTCGTGATTCCATTCCTTCTTCTTCTCAATCGTCCTAACAAAAGAGACATTGATTTCCTTTGGAAATTAGCAGCATGGATTCTAGTCACTCAGTTCTTTGAACTCTTCTGGTTGGTTTTCCCTGCAAATTTCGAAAAGTTTTCTATCTTACACTTTGTATTAGCATTCGGCGGAACAGTGGGTGTGGTAGGGATCTTCGGATTCTTTGTCTTCAAAAAGTTGGAAAAACACAGCTTAGTTCCGGTTGGGGATCCTCGTTTAGATGAGTGTCTCCACCACCACCAATAGGAGAACGGAATTGAAAAACAAAATTGTATTACTCATGATTGCGGGAGCAAGTTTCACAGCTTGTTCCAAAAATGCGGAAGTCACTTGGCATAAAAATTGTGATGCCAAAACAAACAAAGCAAGTTTGGATTTTACAGTTCCTTTATACTCGGAAGCTGATTCTAACTCGAAAGTGGTGGAATTTGTTCCTGCAGGAACAGTAGTGAAAGTATTTGATGCTCGTAACCATAACGTTTGGGCACCAAAGTATTTTGTAAAAGTGCAAACGGCAAAAAACGAAGGTTATATGAGTCCTCGTTGTTTTGTAGTAAGCCAAGATCCAGAAGTCAGTGTTTGGAGATATTCCAAAGGCCTAGTAAAAGAGTACAACCCATTTTACAGCCCAACAGACAAAGAACACTATCCTCGTGGATATGAGTATGGTAGCTTAAAAGATCTTCCGAAAGACAAGATCCCTCTTTCTGACCTGACAAAAGGTTTGGAAGAAGTTCCTTACACAAACAAAAACATGTTAAAACAAAACTAAAAATTTTACTAAGATTGGTTTGGTGGAAATGTTTCCACTAAACCAACTTTTTTAAAAAAGACCCAAGGGAAACCAAGGGTCTTTTTTTATGCATAGATCAAAACCAAAAGAGTTCTTTTACTTTTGGATTTCGTAAGATTAGTCCCACCCAAAGAAAAATTCCCACATAAACAGGAAATAAAGTGTGAGTCCAAAGGGGATTACCTACACGTAAGTGGATAGCAACTGCACCGCCTAAATATCCGGTGAGTAGGAGTGCTCCGAGCGTTGCCGTTTGTGGAATGGCATACATCACTGTGATGACAAGAAGAAGGATTCCTATGGTCGCTGCGCTCGAAGTGGGAAGACCAAGTTCCTCCATACTTTTTAGGACTGGTTCAATTTTTGCTAATTTTCCACCTGCATCAAAAAGTAAAAAAGCAATCACAAGTCCGCTGAGAATCCGTCCCACCCATAGGTAGGTTGGGGATTGGTTTATTTCGTTCATAAAATCACCTTCTAAAAAATCGGTCTGGTCAAAAAAACATATCAAGTGATATGTTGTCAATAGAATTTATATTCAATATAAATTGTAAGAGAAGGAATCTTGAGTATGCACTCCATGTTTGGATTTGAACCCAAATTAATGTTCTCTTCGGAAGCTGCTGCAGTTTTTGGAGCACGAGGAACCAAGTGAGAAATGGGAAAACAAGAGGAAACTCGCAAACTAATCATTGAATCTGCATTTGTTCTGATTTACCAAAATGGATTTCAGGGGGTCGGCGTTCGTGAAATTGCACAAAAAGCAAATCTAACCATTGGTGCTTTTTTTTATCATTTCCCGACCAAAAACCATGTGGGTTATGCCATCATCGATGATTTTTTATCCAAAGGAATTATGGATCGTTGGATTGTTCCATTGGAATCTTTTGAGAATCCTGTGGAAGGAATCATCCAAACATTTAAAAAAACATTTGAGGAATGGCCGGATGAATTTGTATCTCGCGGTTGTCCTCTCA
This genomic window from Leptospira bandrabouensis contains:
- a CDS encoding SH3 domain-containing protein; its protein translation is MKNKIVLLMIAGASFTACSKNAEVTWHKNCDAKTNKASLDFTVPLYSEADSNSKVVEFVPAGTVVKVFDARNHNVWAPKYFVKVQTAKNEGYMSPRCFVVSQDPEVSVWRYSKGLVKEYNPFYSPTDKEHYPRGYEYGSLKDLPKDKIPLSDLTKGLEEVPYTNKNMLKQN
- a CDS encoding DoxX family protein: MNEINQSPTYLWVGRILSGLVIAFLLFDAGGKLAKIEPVLKSMEELGLPTSSAATIGILLLVITVMYAIPQTATLGALLLTGYLGGAVAIHLRVGNPLWTHTLFPVYVGIFLWVGLILRNPKVKELFWF
- a CDS encoding TetR/AcrR family transcriptional regulator — protein: MGKQEETRKLIIESAFVLIYQNGFQGVGVREIAQKANLTIGAFFYHFPTKNHVGYAIIDDFLSKGIMDRWIVPLESFENPVEGIIQTFKKTFEEWPDEFVSRGCPLNNLGQEMSAIDPEFQKKAKGLLSHWIQNTKTYLDIAKKKKILKAKTDTMKLAEFIVTFQEATFAMGKVMNDRSVYDSLYLSFRDHLLSQCH